Proteins from a single region of Fundulus heteroclitus isolate FHET01 chromosome 12, MU-UCD_Fhet_4.1, whole genome shotgun sequence:
- the slc2a8 gene encoding solute carrier family 2, facilitated glucose transporter member 8 — MDIQTERRRLLDGEAGDEDPTGLMSEQEAYLSKVKNGKLYLASFAAVLGPMSFGFVLGYSSPAIPELSRISDPRLRLSEVQASWFGSIVTIGAALGGLLGGWMVQKIGRKLSLMFCTLPYVFGFTIIIAAQNLWMFYVGRVLTGVASGITSLVVPLYISETAHEKVRGTLGSCVQLMVVSGIMGVYLAGLFMDWRWLAICCSIPPSLVMVAMCFMPETPRFLLSKGKRREAEEALRFLRGPDAPIEWECARIEDACDEQGSTFHLSDLTDPGVYKPLLISVLLMFFQQMTGINAIMFYAENIFEQAHFKESDLASVIVALIQVVFTGIAALIMDRAGRKVLLVVSGVSMMISTTTFGVYFYLVSKAASTAAAEPPPDLTWLALASMAIFIAGFAIGWGPIPWLIMSEVIPIRVRGFAGAAVVLSNWGMAFVVTKSFQDMMILLTSAGTFWLFACMCALNVVFTVIFVPETKGKTLEQIEAIFRGTSGP; from the exons ATGGACATCCAGACCGAGAGAAGGAGGCTGCTGGATGGGGAGGCTGGAGATGAGGACCCCACGGGACTCATGTCTGAGCAGGAGGCCTATCTCAG caAAGTGAAGAACGGCAAGCTGTACCTGGCCTCCTTCGCTGCCGTTCTGGGTCCCATGAGCTTCGGCTTCGTGCTGGGTTACAGCTCCCCCGCCATCCCCGAGCTCAGCCGCATCTCCGACCCGCGGCTGCGGCTCAGCGAAGTCCAGGCCTCCTGGTTTGGG TCCATAGTGACAATTGGAGCAGCGCTGGGCGGCCTGCTGGGCGGCTGGATGGTGCAGAAGATCGGCAGGAAGCTCAGTCTGATGTTCTGCACTCTGCCCTACGTCTTCGGCTTCACCATCATCATCGCCGCGCAGAACCTGTGGATGTTCTACGTCGGCAGAGTGCTGACGGGCGTCGCCAGCGGCATCACGTCGCTGGTCGTCCCG TTGTATATCTCTGAGACGGCCCATGAGAAGGTCCGCGGGACGCTGGGCTCCTGTGTTCAGCTCATGGTGGTCTCGGGGATCATGGGAGTTTACCTGGCAG GCCTGTTCATGGACTGGCGCTGGCTGGCGATCTGCTGCTCCATCCCGCCGTCACTGGTGATGGTCGCCATGTGTTTCATGCCGGAGACGCCGCGGTTCCTGCTGTCCAAAGGAAAGAGGCGGGAGGCTGAGGAGGCGTTACGCTTCCTGCGAGGGCCGGATGCTCCCATTGAATGGGAGTGCGCTCGAATCGAGGACGCCTGTGatgaacag GGCTCCACCTTCCACCTGTCTGACCTGACCGATCCCGGCGTCTACAAGCCTCTGCTGATCAGCGTCCTGCTGATGTTCTTCCAGCAGATGACTGGGATCAACGCCATCATGTTCTACGCTGAGAATATCTTCGAGCAGGCGCATTTTAAG GAGAGCGACTTGGCTTCGGTGATCGTGGCTCTCATTCAGGTCGTCTTCACCGGGATAGCAGCTCTGATCATGGACAGAGCCGGCAGGAAGGTTCTCCTCGTCGTCTCAG GTGTTTCCATGATGATCAGCACCACAACATTTGGAGTTTACTTCTACCTGGTGTCCAAAGCGGCCAGCACGGCGGCGGCAGAGCCCCCCCCCGACCTGACCTGGCTGGCCCTGGCCAGCATGGCAATCTTCATCGCAG GCTTCGCCATCGGTTGGGGTCCCATCCCGTGGCTCATCATGTCTGAGGTCATTCCCATCAGAGTGAGGGGCTTCGCTGGAGCCGCCGTGGTCCTCAGTAACTGGGGCATGGCCTTCGTCGTCACCAAGTCCTTCCAGGACATGATG ATCCTGCTGACCAGCGCCGGGACCTTCTGGCTCTTTGCCTGCATGTGCGCCCTCAACGTCGTCTTCACTGTCATCTTCGTCCCAGAAACAAAAGGCAAGACGCTGGAGCAGATCGAAGCCATTTTCAGAGGGACATCAGGTCCATGA